CATTGAAGCCAATGAGGCCTTCGCCGCGCAGGCGCTGGCCGTGAACAAGGACATGGGTTGGGACGGCGCTAAGGTGAACGTCAATGGCGGCGCCATTGCCATCGGTCACCCGATCGGCGCATCGGGCACACGCGTTCTCGTCACGCTCCTGCACGAGATGCAGAAGACGGACGCGAAGAAGGGCCTGGCCACGCTGTGCATCGGCGGCGGCATGGGCGTTGCCATGTGCGTGGAGCGCGACTAATCCAACGCTCTTGAGCTTTGAGACGAATTCGTGTGGGGTGGCCTAGGCTACCCCACACGTCGATTTGGCCTTTGCCCAGATTGATCTTTGCCTAAATCGAGCTTGGGACCGGCCGTTGAAGTAACAAGCGCCAAAGTGCGCAAAGGGAGGATGCTATGGGAAGGGTGGCACTGGTCACTGGTGGTACGCGCGGCATTGGCGCCGCATGCAGCAAGGCGCTGAAAGACGCGGGCTACAACGTCGCCGCCAGCTACGCGGGCAACGACGAAGCCGCGAACGCTTTCAAAAAGGAAACCGGCATTGCCGTCTTCAAGTGGGATGTCGGTGACTATGCCGCTTGCGAGAAGGGCGTTGCCGCCGTCGAAGCCGAACTCGGCCCGATCGAAGTGCTGGTGAACAATGCCGGCATCTCCCGCGACGCGATGTTGAACAAGATGACCCCGGAGCAATGGTCCGAGGTCATGCGCACCAATCTCGATTCCGTATTCAACGTGACTCGCCAAGTCATCAACGGCATGCGCGACCGCAAGTTCGGCCGCATCATCTCCATCTCCTCGATCAACGGCCAGCAGGGCATGCTGGGCCTGTCCAATTACTGCGCCGCCAAGGCCGGCATGATCGGCTTCACGCGGGCCGTCGCCCTGGAAGGCGCCCGCAAGGGCATCACCGCCAACGCAATTGCGCCGGGCTACGTCGCCACGGAACTCCTCTCGGGCGTTTCCGAGAAGGTGATGGAGGCTATCGTCGGTCAGATCCCCGTGGGCCGTCTCGGCGAAGCCGAGGAAGTGGCCCGCTGCGTGGTGTTCCTGGCTGCGGACGAAGCCGCTTGGATCACCGGCTCGACCATCAGCATCAATGGCGGTCAGCTCGCCGACTAAGC
This genomic window from Methyloceanibacter caenitepidi contains:
- the phbB gene encoding acetoacetyl-CoA reductase, with the translated sequence MGRVALVTGGTRGIGAACSKALKDAGYNVAASYAGNDEAANAFKKETGIAVFKWDVGDYAACEKGVAAVEAELGPIEVLVNNAGISRDAMLNKMTPEQWSEVMRTNLDSVFNVTRQVINGMRDRKFGRIISISSINGQQGMLGLSNYCAAKAGMIGFTRAVALEGARKGITANAIAPGYVATELLSGVSEKVMEAIVGQIPVGRLGEAEEVARCVVFLAADEAAWITGSTISINGGQLAD